The Cucurbita pepo subsp. pepo cultivar mu-cu-16 chromosome LG18, ASM280686v2, whole genome shotgun sequence nucleotide sequence GGTCCCAAGGTGGTACGCACCACATCCGCCACAGCTGTGCAGGCATTGATGTTGCTCACCAACTGCGCCTTGCCTTGGGAAGTATCCGTTCCCTCTTTCAGCAGTATGATCTGAGGTTGCTGTACATTTTCTCCGACAAACACAGTNAAAAAAACAGCAAATCTCATGcgagaaggagaaagaagaaggcgAGATTGGGAGAGCTTACCAGCATGGCTGCCATTGTTGGAGATGCGGAGGTGGGAGTAGCACGGAAGTGAAGATGCTGCAAGTGTTCGTGTTGGTCTCTAGGGTTTTGTGGGGAGTTGGGGAAGAAGCCTTTGTGCGCCAAAGCCTTTCTAACTTCCGAAAGAGTGAgatttcgtttttcttttctatttttaaattactttctcaattttttttttttcaatttaatctataaattttaaaatgtttttaaaaacttaaaaaatatcaattttatgtataataaatattttaaaattttaaaaattaattaatatgcaacttttttttttcaatttaatctataaattttaaaatatttttaaaaacttacaaagtttaaattttatgtataataaataatttaaaaattttaaaaattaattaatatgcaactttttttttcaatttaatctataaattttaaaatatttttaaaaacttacaaagtttaaattttatgtataataaataatttaaattttttaaaattaattaatatgcaacttttttttcaatttaatctataaattttaaaatgtgtttaaaaacttaaaaattttcaattttatgtataataaataatttaaaattttaaaaattaattaatatgcaacttttttttccaatttaatctataaatttaaaaaaaaattaaaaacttaaaaaaattcaattttatgtataataaataatttaaaattttaaaaattaattaatatgcaactttttttttcaatttaatctataaattttaacatatttttaaaaacttaaaaaaattcaattttatgtataataaatGTCACTCCATACATGTCTTTTAGATGAagacgactctccacaatggtatgatatttgtctattttgagcataaactcccGTGATTTTGCTTTGTGCTTCTCAAGAGGCTTCATGCCAATGGAGGGaaagagtattccttgattataaatccatgttcattctctaaattagtagATGTGGGACTTTCGTCATCCAACACTATTATTCTATCTTAATTTCTATAGTAATTTCAGCATTCATTGTCGTACAACGgcattttacttttacttgAAATATAAGTGTAGCACATAACTTATTCTAAGAAGTACACAGTATTGTTGGAGTTGGGTTATGCAAACACACATACATGATGGGACGTATCCTTTAAAACCCTAGCATGGCCCTGAGCTCTTTCCCGTTTCGGGTAGgattggatgtgtggtacttctCCACACACGACTCACGCATGTGCACATAGACCCACCAAGTGGGCTCGTATATGTACCCCTTGGACCTAGCTTGATCGAGCTAAACGAGTTAACCCGTCGTCGAACACCACAAAAGGGAAAGACCCACATGATATCAtagcgaacataaatatcgaaggTACACGTCCGTactaacataatataataaggaagtatcccgatacacatgacatacataaatGCATGGGTCCCCCGATACACGCTCTCCCAACTAAGTTATCCCTGCATAACCCTCATATAACACAGCCAATGGAGAACGAATCTTTTTTCGAGCACTTTATActcttaaattaatataaaagaattctACTATTAAACATGCCATGAGCATAGATCAAACACGCGACCTTTAGATCTTCAGTCTAACGCTCTCACACCTGAGCTATCCCTGCATAACACTTGTATAACATAGTCAATCGACAATCGAGTACAAAACTTTTTTCAAGCACTTTATACTCGAATACTTGATTTTTGTAATCGTAAAACAGGTGAGTGTGGATCGAACACAAGACCTTCATATCTTCAGTCtgacgctctcccaactgaACTATCCCGCAAAACCCTCATATAACACAGTCAATCGAGTACAAAACTTTTTTCGAGCACTTTGTActcttaaattaatattaaaaaaaaaaaaattatactctcCCCATATAACATAATCAATCGAGTACAAAACTTTTTACCAGCACTTGCAGTTAAATTCTAATCTTAAACACATGCAGTCAGCGTGGATCAAATACGcgaccttcagatcttcagtctAACACTTCAGTAACATAGTCAATCGAGTACAAGAATCTTTACCACCAATATAACGTAAACTATCTATCAACACctcatatattatatcaattattttttatgttgattTCGAaagttcatgagtattttttataaatatggtATTAACggtaaatatatttctaattttttaaaaaatttaaaagtattttttaatggaaaaagtgtatttaaaaaaaatatttaaagtttaaatgttctttttatatatattttttccctTAAATTAAGGgtatattattgaaacattaaaaaaaattcatagttgtttttaaattaaagtgcaaaataaaagaatatttaatttaaaaataaaaatataaaattagaatgtGAATTATAAGgtggaaaatgaaacaaataaattataagtaattaaaaattaaaaattaaattagaaagtGAAATTAGAGTTCGTCGGCGattaaaggggaaaaaaagagaactctcaaattagggtttccattTCAATGTATGAATTTCAGGTTGTTTGCTTACTTTCCTTGTTCCTTCTGCTCTCTGTTCATTGTCAATGAAGAAATTCCCAATTCAATCGTTCTTGATTTTCCACTCACGTTTTGATTTATTCATGTCGATTGAttcaaacaatatctgtttgTTTCACAGCGTGAGGAGTTTTCATTGATACAAGAGGCCTCGATTATCTTCTTAATGTCGTCGAAGGCTTTCACAAGCTCCATTGGGACGCAGGTATGCCGGGGTAAGTGGAAGCCGTACTGGAAACTGAATGTGTAAATCATTTTCCAAGCTTTTTCTAACTCTGGATTTCTCTTGAAGTTCGCGGATTTGTTGAGGGATTTTAAATAGTGTATATTAGCCATTGCCTTGATCTGAAATCTGTGTTGGGCGGAAATTTTGCGTTAGTTCACTTAGAAAATTAGTGCTCTGGTTGTATGAACTTCTCTTGTGCCAATGCtttgatttaatttgaagtataagataaattttttgaggCCTCTATATTTGGTTGTTCATGAAAGAGGGTGATGGCTGCATTTGTATGCGAAGAAATCAGTAGTGTATTGTGAGACAAGGGGCTGTTAGAGCAATTTGTGCATTAAAATGGGACCTCATATATTTAGATCCATTTCAAAAAGGTACCATTATCTCAATATGGTTGTTAGATGTAAAACAACATCTTCCCAATATGTTGCATCAAGAGCTAGAGATCCAACGTTTGAGAAACTGATGGATAGGTACAAAAATCTTCTAAAAGTGGTTGCTGTCCAAGATCTTATCCTTGCTAATCCGAGGAATCAATCGGTATCTCTAGAATTCCTCTCGAGGCTTTCCCAGAAGCTCCATCTCAACCGTGGCGCTGCCTCCTTCCTTCGCAAATACCCTCATATTTTTCACATATTCTATGATCCAAACAAGACTCAACCATTTTGCAAATTAACAGATACTGCCATCCATATAGTTTGTGAAGAAGCAGATGCTATCCATGCTTCATTGCCTCAGGTTGTTGACAGATTAGTCCGGCTTTTATCAATGGCGAATTCTAAGATGTTACCACTGCGTGCAATTTACAAGGTATGGAGGGAGCTTGGCCTCCCTGACAATTTTGAGGACTGCGTGATATCGAAAAACTCTCATATTTTTCAGCTTTGTGATGCGTATGAACCAAATACTCATTTTTTGAAGTTGGTTGATGACATTCCGAGAAATCATTTCCGAGCAGCTGTCGATGAATGGAGAGTTACTCAGTGTTGTAAAGATGGATATTCTGTTGACGAGACAGAAATCAAGTATAGCTTTAAACATAGCTATCCTCCGGGGATGCGGTTGAGAAAAACCTTCAAGGCCAAGGTTAAGGAATGGCAAAGGTGTCCATATACCGGACCATACGAGGGAACACTCGACAGTAACAAGTATGGGAACACTGCTATAGCACTGGAAAAACGAGCAGTTTCAATTATTCACGAATTCATGACTTTGACTGTGGAAAAGATGGTGGAAGTAGAGAAGATCAGCCATTTTAGGAAATGGTTTGGCATTGAGTTAAATGTAAGAGATCTATTCTTGGACCATCCTgggatattttatttatcaaccAAGGGAAAGAGACATACCGTCTTTCTAAGAGAAGCTTATGAGAGGGGGTGTTTAATAGATCCAAATCCAGTTTATACTGTAAGGAGAAAACTCCTAGATTTTGTTGATATGGGGCGTCGTGGTTTACCTCCTAGCAGCTTAAGACAGAAGGTAGATCAAATTCACAATGAAGATGGTGACTTTCCTTTAGGTAACAAATGAacaaaggacaatatttatagTCTTTCAATAAGTGTTTCAAAGCTCACTAATGACTCTACAATCGGTGAAATCATTGTTGGGCAGAAATTTGTGATACATTGTGTAtctgaaaacaaaaaggagaatGCTTTAGTTTTTCAATGGAGATATGTAAGTGCAGAATGGTGGAGAGATAGAACGCTTACATTATGGAATTTGAATGTAACgacctaagcccaccgctagtagatattaatttctttgggctttccctcaaggtttttaaaatgcgtatgctagggagagtttccacactcttatctatgcttcgttttcctccccaaccgatgtgggatctcaccttGAATGTATTGGAGTAGTTGGTCATTAATTTCTAATATGGAAACCCTTCATGAATATAGAATACTTGGAGAATGGGTTGTTTGCTGCATCTTCTTACAGATATGAACATCGAAGGATCAAAGTATGAGAAGCGAGGGGATTGAACCGCCCTGGCAACTTCTCTAGCAACTGGCGAGTAATTCAGTTTTTAATATAGGTAAGCATTATTGGAGAAGTTGAACAACCTGATTTGGAAGTCTGAACTGCGTTCTTTGTGATCTGCTGGCAATTATGCTCTGAACAAAGCTTCATTCACACAGATGCGTCTTATTCAAGTTTAATATGCCTCCTTATACATTTCCATTGCATCTTCATTATCTGCATCAATTTATTGAACACTTTGACATGTAGTCCGTTGAGTTTCCCTGCCATTTCTTGGTTTCAAGTGAGAAGGCAGAGTCTGAACCATTTGGACTACAGATTTTTTGGTTGTACTATAGAAGTTTGAAGGTAAGGAATCGTTGAATATGCTTTGCTCACTTGGGAtgtctctttttcttttttggatgTGGCA carries:
- the LOC111780147 gene encoding protein ROOT PRIMORDIUM DEFECTIVE 1 → MGPHIFRSISKRYHYLNMVVRCKTTSSQYVASRARDPTFEKLMDRYKNLLKVVAVQDLILANPRNQSVSLEFLSRLSQKLHLNRGAASFLRKYPHIFHIFYDPNKTQPFCKLTDTAIHIVCEEADAIHASLPQVVDRLVRLLSMANSKMLPLRAIYKVWRELGLPDNFEDCVISKNSHIFQLCDAYEPNTHFLKLVDDIPRNHFRAAVDEWRVTQCCKDGYSVDETEIKYSFKHSYPPGMRLRKTFKAKVKEWQRCPYTGPYEGTLDSNKYGNTAIALEKRAVSIIHEFMTLTVEKMVEVEKISHFRKWFGIELNVRDLFLDHPGIFYLSTKGKRHTVFLREAYERGCLIDPNPVYTVRRKLLDFVDMGRRGLPPSSLRQKVDQIHNEDGDFPLGNK